A region from the Equus asinus isolate D_3611 breed Donkey chromosome 3, EquAss-T2T_v2, whole genome shotgun sequence genome encodes:
- the LOC106829714 gene encoding growth-regulated protein homolog gamma-like — MARAATATASCAPRLLRAALLLLLLVASTRRAAGAPVVSELRCQCLQTVQGIHFKNIQSVKVTPAGSHCAQTEVIATLKNGQEVCLNPEAPMVKKMIERMLNKGSSD; from the exons ATGGCCCGCGCCGCCACCGCCACCGCCTCCTGCGCTCCCCGGCTCCTCCGGGCCGCGCTGCTGCTCCTTCTCCTGGTCGCCTCCACCCGGCGCGCTGCAG GGGCCCCCGTGGTCAGTGAACTGCGCTGCCAGTGCTTGCAGACCGTGCAGGGGATTCACTTCAAGAACATCCAGAGCGTGAAGGTGACGCCGGCGGGCTCCCACTGCGCCCAAACCGAAGTCAT AGCCACTCTCAAGAATGGACAGGAAGTTTGTCTCAACCCTGAAGCCCCCATGGTTAAGAAAATGATCGAAAGGATGCTAAACAA GGGCAGCTCCGACTGA